A window from Lampris incognitus isolate fLamInc1 unplaced genomic scaffold, fLamInc1.hap2 scaffold_232, whole genome shotgun sequence encodes these proteins:
- the LOC130133143 gene encoding uncharacterized protein LOC130133143, with the protein MGLHPHHTPATPPPHPRHTLTTPRHTPTTPPTHRRHTHTTPSPHPHHTLTTPRHTHTTPPPHPHHTLTTPPPHPHHTPPHPHHTPTTPTPHPHHTLTTPSPHPRHTPTTPRHTPTTAPTHRRHTPTTPSPHPHHTPTTPPPHPHHTPATPTPHPHHTPATPPPHPHHTPTTPSPHPRHTPATPSPHPHHTLTTPRHTPTTPPSHPRHTPATPSPHPRHTPPHPHHTPATPSPHPHHTLTTPRHTHTTPPPHPHHTPTTPSPHPRHTHTTPPPHPRHTLTTPPPHPHHTPVTPPPHPHHTSATPPPHPRHTPTTPPTHRRHTPAKPSPHPHHTPTTFNKQHSANFFPSLPWGMRGCKGV; encoded by the coding sequence ATGGGATTACACCCCCACCACACCCCCGCCACACCCCCACCACACCCCCGCCACACCCTCACCACACCCCGCCACACCCCCACCACACCCCCAACACACCGCCGCCACACCCACACCACACCCTCACCACACCCCCACCACACCCTCACCACACCCCGCCACACCCACACCACACCGCCGCCACACCCACACCACACCCTCACCACACCCCCACCACACCCTCACCACACCCCGCCACACCCACACCACACCCCCACCACACCCACACCACACCCTCACCACACCCTCACCACACCCTCACCACACCCCCGCCACACCCCCACCACACCCCGCCACACCCCCACCACAGCCCCAACACACCGCCGCCACACCCCCACCACACCCTCACCACACCCACACCACACCCCCACCACACCCCCACCACACCCTCACCACACCCCCGCCACACCCACACCACACCCCCACCACACCCCCGCCACACCCCCGCCACACCCTCACCACACCCCCACCACACCCTCACCACACCCCCGCCACACCCCCGCCACACCCTCACCACACCCCCACCACACCCTCACCACACCCCGCCACACCCCCACCACACCCCCATCACACCCCCGCCACACCCCCGCCACACCCTCACCACACCCCCGCCACACCCCGCCACACCCACACCACACCCCCGCCACACCCTCACCACACCCCCACCACACCCTCACCACACCTCGCCACACCCACACCACACCCCCGCCACACCCCCACCACACCCCCACCACACCCTCACCACACCCCCGCCACACCCACACCACACCCCCACCACACCCCCGCCACACCCTCACCACACCCCCACCACACCCTCACCACACCCCCGTCACACCCCCACCACACCCCCACCACACCTCCGCCACACCCCCACCACACCCCCGCCACACCCCCACCACACCCCCAACACACCGCCGCCACACCCCCGCCAAACCCTCACCACACCCCCACCACACCCCCACCACCTTCAACAAGCAACACTCAGCCAACTTCTTCCCCAGCCTCCCCTGGGGAATGAGAGGCTGCAAAGGAGTGTAG